In Aestuariibaculum lutulentum, one DNA window encodes the following:
- the nusB gene encoding transcription antitermination factor NusB: MQTLYAYKGGESDDFSKDQKFLLFSIDNMYNLYLLSISLLLEVQKRAESDLVKKQNKILATKEDKDPNRKFVNNEVLNLLQENYQLKNQLEVHNINNWQLDDEYVEVIFKAITSSELYEEYMKTRVSDFKEDKEFIVDVFKDIIAPNEKLYEYLEDKNLTWLDDLPTVNTTILKLLRKVKPSSSETHFTPKLYKDLDDKQFAIDLFKKTLLNRTAVNKEIDEKTQNWDSDRIANIDYVLLQMAISEIKHFPSIPVKVTINEYLEIAKEYSTPKSSIFINGILDKLVKEYEDAGTLNKVGRGLM, translated from the coding sequence ATGCAAACCCTTTATGCTTATAAAGGAGGAGAAAGTGACGATTTTAGTAAAGATCAAAAGTTTTTACTGTTTAGCATAGACAATATGTACAATTTGTACTTATTGAGTATTTCCCTACTTTTGGAGGTGCAAAAACGCGCTGAAAGCGACTTAGTAAAAAAGCAAAACAAAATTTTAGCAACTAAAGAGGATAAAGATCCAAACCGTAAGTTTGTTAATAATGAGGTACTGAATCTGCTTCAGGAGAATTATCAGTTAAAAAATCAGTTAGAAGTTCATAACATTAATAACTGGCAGTTAGACGACGAGTATGTAGAGGTTATCTTTAAAGCCATTACATCGAGTGAATTGTATGAAGAATACATGAAAACGCGTGTGTCTGACTTTAAAGAAGATAAAGAATTTATCGTTGATGTATTTAAAGATATTATAGCCCCTAACGAAAAGCTTTACGAATATCTGGAAGATAAAAACCTAACCTGGTTAGACGATCTTCCAACGGTTAACACGACTATTTTAAAGTTATTGCGTAAGGTGAAGCCATCGTCTTCAGAGACACATTTTACACCAAAACTTTACAAAGATTTAGACGATAAGCAGTTTGCTATCGATTTATTCAAAAAGACCTTATTAAACCGTACAGCGGTTAATAAGGAAATCGATGAAAAAACTCAAAATTGGGATTCCGACCGTATTGCGAATATTGACTATGTGTTACTTCAAATGGCCATTAGCGAGATTAAGCATTTCCCGTCTATTCCGGTAAAAGTTACCATCAATGAATATTTAGAAATCGCGAAAGAATACTCGACGCCTAAGAGTAGCATTTTTATTAATGGTATTTTAGATAAACTTGTAAAAGAGTATGAAGATGCCGGAACCCTTAATAAAGTAGGGCGCGGCTTGATGTAG